One stretch of Glycine soja cultivar W05 chromosome 7, ASM419377v2, whole genome shotgun sequence DNA includes these proteins:
- the LOC114418078 gene encoding putative vacuolar cation/proton exchanger 6 isoform X3 has protein sequence MRESRFHRTRLVLRLQHSLRVRQGQSDYLNRLNQYRQRVWTCKITGKSGLTYEEVLVLEKHAAEKVQQIPEELVAPALRIIHYTDRLAGMIYRSIQVVVFSNKLNLLMPFGPLAILVQKLTGHLGWVFGLSLLGIMPLAERLGYATEQLAFYTGDTGKLGVF, from the exons ATGCGAGAATCTCGGTTTCATCGGACTCGCCTTGTGCTCCGACTGCAACACTCTCTCCGAGTACGTCAAGGACAAAG TGATTATTTGAATCGTCTAAATCAATATCGCCAGAGGGTTTGGACTTGTAAAATTACTGGAAAATCTGGCTTGACTTATGAAGAGGTTCTGGTGTTAGAGAAGCATGCTGCTGAGAAAGTTCAACAGATTCCGGAAGAATTAGTGGCACCTGCTCTAAGGATTATCCATTACA CCGACAGGTTGGCGGGTATGATTTACAGGAGCATACAAGTTGTAGTCTTTTCTAACAAACTCAACTTGCTTATGCCTTTTGGGCCTCTTGCAATTCTTGTACAGAAGTTGACTGGTCATCTT GGTTGGGTCTTTGGTCTGAGTTTGTTGGGGATAATGCCTCTGGCAGAGCGATTAGGTTATGCTACCGA GCAGCTGGCGTTTTACACTGGAGATACTGGTAAA TTGGGGGTCTTTTAA
- the LOC114418078 gene encoding vacuolar cation/proton exchanger 5-like isoform X1, which produces MRESRFHRTRLVLRLQHSLRVRQGQSDYLNRLNQYRQRVWTCKITGKSGLTYEEVLVLEKHAAEKVQQIPEELVAPALRIIHYTDRLAGMIYRSIQVVVFSNKLNLLMPFGPLAILVQKLTGHLGWVFGLSLLGIMPLAERLGYATEQLAFYTGDTVGGLLNATFGNATELIISIYALKSGMTRVVQLSLLGSILSNMLLVLGCAFLCGGIVNHEKEQVFN; this is translated from the exons ATGCGAGAATCTCGGTTTCATCGGACTCGCCTTGTGCTCCGACTGCAACACTCTCTCCGAGTACGTCAAGGACAAAG TGATTATTTGAATCGTCTAAATCAATATCGCCAGAGGGTTTGGACTTGTAAAATTACTGGAAAATCTGGCTTGACTTATGAAGAGGTTCTGGTGTTAGAGAAGCATGCTGCTGAGAAAGTTCAACAGATTCCGGAAGAATTAGTGGCACCTGCTCTAAGGATTATCCATTACA CCGACAGGTTGGCGGGTATGATTTACAGGAGCATACAAGTTGTAGTCTTTTCTAACAAACTCAACTTGCTTATGCCTTTTGGGCCTCTTGCAATTCTTGTACAGAAGTTGACTGGTCATCTT GGTTGGGTCTTTGGTCTGAGTTTGTTGGGGATAATGCCTCTGGCAGAGCGATTAGGTTATGCTACCGA GCAGCTGGCGTTTTACACTGGAGATACTG TTGGGGGTCTTTTAAATGCTACATTTGGAAATGCAACAGAACTGATCATCTCAATATATGCACTGAAAAGTGGAATGACACGCGTTGTCCAGCTCTCTTTGCTGGGTTCAATTTTGTCCAATATGTTACTGGTGCTTGGGTGTGCATTCTTATGTGGTGGGATTGTTAATCACGAGAAGGAGCAAGTGTTTAACTAG
- the LOC114418078 gene encoding vacuolar cation/proton exchanger 5-like isoform X2 — protein MRESRFHRTRLVLRLQHSLRVRQGQSDYLNRLNQYRQRVWTCKITGKSGLTYEEVLVLEKHAAEKVQQIPEELVAPALRIIHYSGLQGWVFGLSLLGIMPLAERLGYATEQLAFYTGDTVGGLLNATFGNATELIISIYALKSGMTRVVQLSLLGSILSNMLLVLGCAFLCGGIVNHEKEQVFN, from the exons ATGCGAGAATCTCGGTTTCATCGGACTCGCCTTGTGCTCCGACTGCAACACTCTCTCCGAGTACGTCAAGGACAAAG TGATTATTTGAATCGTCTAAATCAATATCGCCAGAGGGTTTGGACTTGTAAAATTACTGGAAAATCTGGCTTGACTTATGAAGAGGTTCTGGTGTTAGAGAAGCATGCTGCTGAGAAAGTTCAACAGATTCCGGAAGAATTAGTGGCACCTGCTCTAAGGATTATCCATTACA GTGGACTGCAGGGTTGGGTCTTTGGTCTGAGTTTGTTGGGGATAATGCCTCTGGCAGAGCGATTAGGTTATGCTACCGA GCAGCTGGCGTTTTACACTGGAGATACTG TTGGGGGTCTTTTAAATGCTACATTTGGAAATGCAACAGAACTGATCATCTCAATATATGCACTGAAAAGTGGAATGACACGCGTTGTCCAGCTCTCTTTGCTGGGTTCAATTTTGTCCAATATGTTACTGGTGCTTGGGTGTGCATTCTTATGTGGTGGGATTGTTAATCACGAGAAGGAGCAAGTGTTTAACTAG